From Loxodonta africana isolate mLoxAfr1 chromosome 2, mLoxAfr1.hap2, whole genome shotgun sequence, the proteins below share one genomic window:
- the TPPP gene encoding tubulin polymerization-promoting protein: MADSKAKTTKAANKTPPKSPGDPTREKAAKRLSQESEGAPEGAAAPELSALEEAFRRFAVHGDTRATGREMHGKNWSKLCRDCQVIDGRTVTVTDVDIVFSKIKGKSCRTITFEQFKEALEELSKKRFKDKSAEDAVREVHRLIEGKSPIISGVTKAVSSPTVSRLTDTTRFTGSHKERFDPSGKGKGKAGRVDLLDESGYVSGYKHAGTYDQKVQGSK; the protein is encoded by the exons ATGGCTGACAGCAAGGCCAAGACTACCAAGGCCGCCAACAAGACACCTCCCAAGTCTCCGGGGGACCCCACGAGGGAGAAAGCAGCCAAGCGGCTCTCGCAGGAGTCAGAAGGCGCCCCTGAGGGCGCAGCAGCCCCGGAGCTCAGCGCCCTGGAGGAAGCCTTCCGCAGGTTTGCGGTGCACGGGGACACGCGGGCCACGGGCCGCGAGATGCACGGGAAGAACTGGTCCAAGCTGTGCCGAGACTGCCAGGTCATTGATGGCAGAACCGTGACCGTCACTGACGTGGACATTGTCTTCAGCAAGATCAA GGGGAAGTCCTGCCGGACCATCACGTTCGAGCAGTTCAAGGAGGCGCTGGAGGAGCTGTCCAAGAAGAGGTTCAAGGACAAGAGCGCCGAGGACGCTGTGCGGGAGGTGCACCGCCTCATCGAAGGCAAATCGCCCATCATCTCGGGGGTGACG AAAGCCGTCTCATCGCCCACCGTGTCGCGACTCACGGACACCACCCGGTTCACGGGCTCCCACAAGGAGCGCTTCGACCCGTCCGGAAAGGGCAAGGGCAAGGCGGGCCGTGTGGACCTGCTGGATGAGTCGGGCTACGTGTCGGGCTACAAGCACGCGGGCACCTACGACCAGAAGGTGCAGGGCAGCAAGTAG